Proteins encoded by one window of Mycolicibacterium sp. ND9-15:
- a CDS encoding TetR/AcrR family transcriptional regulator produces the protein MTSRTSRSSRTSRSSRASQPGRRKYDNRRRRADAEARQHRIIEEAIGLFVERGFAGTSIDDIAAAADVSAPTIYATFGSKSGVLARAIDVSVVGDYNDVPVVDRVLSLIDQAGRQVLRQFAAVAQFIRTVNERVAPLTRVMEQAASTDPALEKLRTTLIAAIRADCAVAIERNWRTALRPGLSEDGAADAMATMMSPAVYSTLVADMGWSPDRYQEWLAHALPHLLLRPELLCEPPGR, from the coding sequence ATGACATCACGGACATCTCGGTCATCACGGACATCTCGGTCATCTCGGGCTTCCCAGCCCGGCCGACGCAAATACGACAACAGGCGGCGCCGCGCCGATGCCGAAGCGCGTCAGCACAGGATCATCGAGGAGGCAATAGGACTGTTCGTCGAGCGCGGCTTCGCTGGCACCTCGATCGACGACATCGCGGCCGCAGCCGACGTGTCCGCACCGACGATCTATGCAACGTTCGGCTCGAAGTCCGGTGTGCTGGCCCGGGCGATCGACGTCTCGGTCGTCGGCGATTACAACGATGTCCCGGTGGTGGACCGGGTGCTGAGTCTTATCGACCAGGCCGGCCGACAAGTACTTCGCCAATTCGCCGCGGTGGCCCAGTTCATCCGCACCGTCAATGAACGGGTGGCGCCACTGACCCGGGTGATGGAGCAGGCGGCCTCGACCGACCCGGCCCTGGAGAAGCTGCGCACGACACTGATCGCCGCGATCCGTGCCGACTGCGCCGTGGCGATCGAACGAAATTGGCGAACCGCACTGCGCCCCGGGCTCTCCGAAGACGGGGCCGCCGATGCGATGGCGACGATGATGTCACCGGCTGTGTACTCCACCCTCGTCGCTGACATGGGCTGGTCACCCGATCGCTACCAAGAGTGGCTGGCCCATGCGTTACCGCATCTGCTCCTGCGACCGGAGCTCTTGTGCGAGCCACCCGGCCGCTGA
- a CDS encoding pyridoxamine 5'-phosphate oxidase family protein: protein MATTPDTRAMLDWQDIREHAAAFITTEYASLDREGAPITWPVTPYRGRDGNTLDIATGLTYPLKAERARRNPKVSLSFSQPLGSGLADPATFVIQGLATVRDADLRANSARYLAEAAARLPDAFEKIPTAMLRRMAWYWTRIWIEVSPVRVFWWPGGNLDRPPQLWKPQAPFTAHPSDPEPVGRGAGSWSTRAPTAWQVRVRDALDRLGTPVLTGVTSDGWPLPLRVRDAVQTPRGFRLRAPVGIEIGDGPACLTFHAHGAAFESQENISMTGHCRNVGEHVEFEAQRALNDFIIPADPVRRVIHLVSAGRRLRRRLDAEAQRRGQRVPRFDELGFGKAKR, encoded by the coding sequence ATGGCAACCACGCCGGACACGCGGGCGATGTTGGACTGGCAGGACATCCGCGAGCACGCGGCGGCGTTCATCACCACGGAGTACGCCTCGCTCGACCGCGAGGGCGCGCCCATCACCTGGCCGGTCACCCCGTATCGGGGCCGCGACGGAAACACCCTCGATATCGCCACCGGCCTCACCTACCCACTCAAGGCCGAGCGGGCTCGGCGCAATCCCAAAGTGTCGCTGTCGTTTTCGCAGCCCCTCGGCTCCGGGCTCGCCGATCCGGCGACCTTCGTCATCCAGGGCCTCGCCACCGTCCGCGATGCCGACCTGCGAGCCAATTCCGCGCGGTATCTGGCCGAGGCGGCCGCGCGTTTACCGGACGCCTTCGAAAAGATCCCGACTGCGATGCTGCGTCGGATGGCGTGGTACTGGACCCGCATCTGGATCGAGGTCAGCCCGGTGCGGGTGTTCTGGTGGCCCGGAGGGAATCTCGATCGGCCCCCGCAGCTGTGGAAGCCGCAGGCGCCGTTCACCGCGCACCCGTCGGATCCCGAGCCGGTCGGGCGCGGCGCCGGGTCTTGGAGCACCCGCGCTCCGACGGCCTGGCAGGTGCGGGTACGCGATGCACTCGACCGGCTCGGCACGCCGGTGCTGACCGGCGTCACATCCGACGGTTGGCCGCTACCGCTGCGCGTGCGAGACGCCGTGCAGACTCCCCGCGGCTTCCGGCTGCGTGCACCCGTCGGCATCGAAATCGGCGACGGGCCCGCCTGCCTGACGTTCCACGCACACGGGGCGGCTTTTGAAAGCCAGGAGAACATCAGCATGACGGGACACTGCCGCAATGTCGGTGAACACGTCGAGTTCGAGGCGCAGCGAGCGCTCAACGACTTCATCATTCCGGCCGACCCCGTCCGGCGCGTCATTCATCTGGTGTCGGCGGGCCGAAGACTGCGCCGGCGACTGGACGCCGAGGCGCAGCGACGCGGGCAACGGGTGCCGCGATTCGATGAACTCGGCTTCGGCAAGGCCAAGCGCTAG
- a CDS encoding hemerythrin domain-containing protein has protein sequence MTSDAQCAHTRMMNIVHNALRRDIARAQSALTQWPYPDPSQRAAIATHLTWMMEFLHRHHHIEDDGLYPLARERVPAATRILDAMDADHHALTPAIDRLIDTAHHYAQTSCARTEVAAALDELAAVMLPHLRREETEMMPIVAAAVTKAEWDAIERAFAVKPLKPVELAFTALWLFDEATDEERAVIRSVVPKPVAWAIETFTARSYMRRAWRCWYLPQHSRLHQRLCGKTSVDVDAPIDAVWKLVADPLRVPEWSHECRRVRYLDRTASAGPGRRFRGTNRSRRYRWSRNCTIFTYDAPIEFCYVTSGGAGDATAWHFRLEPTATGTRLTQAFQGVSMPQWLSRSVSVLVPAHADRTEALREDMARLAALAEAQQGAIAPGIPRRRATRRR, from the coding sequence ATGACATCCGACGCTCAGTGCGCCCACACCCGGATGATGAACATCGTTCACAACGCGTTGCGCCGCGACATCGCTCGCGCGCAGTCGGCGCTGACGCAGTGGCCCTATCCCGATCCCAGCCAGCGCGCCGCGATCGCGACGCACCTGACATGGATGATGGAGTTCCTGCATCGTCACCATCACATCGAGGACGACGGCCTGTATCCCCTGGCGCGGGAACGCGTCCCTGCGGCGACTCGGATTCTGGACGCGATGGACGCCGACCACCACGCGTTGACACCGGCGATCGACCGGCTCATCGACACCGCCCACCATTACGCCCAAACCTCCTGTGCGCGAACCGAAGTGGCGGCAGCGCTCGACGAACTCGCGGCGGTGATGCTGCCACACTTGCGGCGCGAGGAAACTGAGATGATGCCGATCGTGGCGGCGGCGGTGACGAAAGCGGAATGGGACGCTATCGAGCGGGCCTTCGCCGTCAAGCCTCTCAAGCCCGTCGAGCTGGCCTTCACCGCTCTGTGGTTGTTCGACGAGGCGACCGATGAGGAGCGTGCGGTGATCCGATCGGTAGTGCCCAAGCCGGTTGCGTGGGCGATCGAGACCTTCACCGCCCGTAGCTATATGCGCCGCGCATGGCGTTGTTGGTATCTACCGCAGCACAGCCGGCTGCACCAAAGACTCTGCGGGAAGACCAGCGTTGACGTCGACGCCCCGATCGATGCGGTGTGGAAACTGGTCGCCGATCCGCTGCGGGTTCCGGAGTGGAGTCACGAGTGCCGCCGAGTGCGGTATCTGGACCGCACGGCATCGGCCGGTCCGGGCCGGCGATTCCGCGGGACCAACCGCAGCCGCCGGTATCGATGGTCGCGTAACTGCACGATCTTCACCTACGACGCGCCCATCGAATTCTGCTACGTCACCTCCGGCGGTGCCGGCGACGCAACGGCCTGGCATTTTCGGCTCGAACCGACCGCTACCGGCACTCGGCTCACGCAGGCGTTCCAGGGTGTGTCGATGCCGCAGTGGTTGTCGCGATCCGTCTCGGTTCTGGTCCCTGCGCACGCCGACCGCACCGAGGCACTGCGCGAGGACATGGCGCGCCTGGCCGCGCTCGCCGAGGCGCAGCAGGGCGCTATTGCGCCAGGAATCCCCCGTCGACGGGCAACACGGCGCCGGTGA
- a CDS encoding SDR family NAD(P)-dependent oxidoreductase, producing MTQGPGRLLGKSAVITGAAMGIGRATAEVFAREGARLIVTDIQREPLLGVADELRRSGAEVETVVGDVSVEEDARRMIAAAIDRFGRLDVLVANAGIIPLGDAMEVTAAGWDEVMAIDGRGMFLTCKFAIEAMVSTGGGAIVCLSSISGLAGQKRQAAYGPAKFVATGLTKHLAVEWADRGIRVNAVAPGTIRTERVNRLPEEPGGSEYLADIQRMHPMDRLGEPAEVASAIAFLASDEASFVTGAVLPVDGGFLAQ from the coding sequence GTGACGCAAGGACCTGGACGTCTCCTCGGCAAGTCGGCGGTGATCACCGGGGCGGCGATGGGCATCGGACGGGCGACCGCCGAGGTCTTTGCCCGCGAGGGCGCACGGCTGATCGTGACCGACATTCAACGTGAACCGCTGCTGGGGGTGGCCGATGAATTGCGGCGTAGTGGTGCCGAAGTCGAGACGGTCGTCGGCGACGTCTCGGTCGAGGAGGACGCGCGGCGGATGATCGCGGCCGCAATCGACCGCTTCGGACGGCTCGACGTGCTCGTTGCCAACGCCGGCATCATTCCGCTCGGCGACGCGATGGAGGTGACGGCCGCCGGCTGGGACGAAGTCATGGCGATCGACGGGCGCGGCATGTTCCTCACCTGCAAATTCGCGATCGAAGCGATGGTATCGACCGGTGGTGGTGCCATCGTGTGCCTATCCTCGATCTCGGGACTGGCCGGCCAAAAGCGCCAGGCGGCCTACGGACCGGCCAAGTTCGTCGCTACCGGCCTGACCAAGCATTTGGCGGTCGAGTGGGCCGACCGCGGCATCAGGGTGAACGCCGTTGCGCCGGGGACGATCCGAACCGAGCGGGTCAACCGGCTTCCGGAGGAGCCGGGCGGCTCGGAATACCTCGCCGACATCCAGCGCATGCACCCGATGGACCGACTCGGCGAACCGGCTGAAGTCGCTAGCGCGATCGCCTTTCTGGCCTCCGACGAAGCTTCGTTCGTCACCGGCGCCGTGTTGCCCGTCGACGGGGGATTCCTGGCGCAATAG
- a CDS encoding flavodoxin family protein, producing MSKTLLIVHHTPSPHCQEMFEAVVAGATDPEIEGVEVVRRPALTVSPVEMLQADGYLLGTPANLGYLSGALKHAFDQSYYQLLDTTQGRPFGAYIHGNEGTEGAERAIDGITAGLGWVKAAETVVVMGKPAKTDVEACWNLGATVAALLMG from the coding sequence ATGAGCAAGACGCTGTTGATCGTGCACCACACGCCGTCGCCGCACTGTCAGGAGATGTTCGAGGCGGTGGTGGCCGGCGCTACCGACCCTGAGATTGAGGGCGTGGAGGTTGTCCGGCGGCCGGCGCTCACCGTGTCGCCGGTGGAGATGCTCCAGGCCGACGGCTACCTCCTGGGCACGCCGGCGAATCTCGGGTACCTCAGCGGCGCCCTCAAGCATGCGTTCGACCAGTCGTATTACCAGCTGCTCGACACCACCCAGGGACGCCCCTTCGGCGCCTACATTCACGGCAACGAGGGCACCGAGGGCGCCGAGCGCGCCATCGACGGCATCACCGCCGGGCTGGGGTGGGTGAAGGCAGCGGAGACGGTTGTGGTGATGGGCAAGCCGGCCAAGACCGACGTCGAGGCGTGCTGGAATCTCGGCGCGACGGTCGCTGCTCTGCTGATGGGTTAG
- the dapB gene encoding 4-hydroxy-tetrahydrodipicolinate reductase, translated as MRVGVLGAKGKVGTTMVEAVEAADDLTFTAGVDAGDPLSRLSDTRTEVVIDFTHPDVVMDNLKFLIENGIHAVVGTTGFTDDRLDQVRQWLDANPGAAVLIAPNFAIGAVLSMHFAQQAARYFESVEVIELHHPHKADAPSGTATRTARLIAKARKELPPNPDATSTGLVGARGADVDGVPVHSVRLPGLVAHQEVLFGTQGETLTIRHDSLDRTSFVPGVLLAVRRVAERPGLTVGIEPLLDL; from the coding sequence ATGCGAGTCGGAGTACTGGGCGCCAAGGGCAAGGTCGGCACCACGATGGTCGAAGCTGTCGAGGCCGCCGACGACCTGACGTTCACCGCCGGAGTCGACGCCGGTGATCCGTTGAGCCGGCTGTCCGACACCCGAACCGAGGTCGTCATCGACTTCACCCATCCGGACGTCGTGATGGACAACCTGAAGTTCCTCATCGAGAACGGCATACACGCCGTCGTCGGCACCACCGGGTTCACCGACGACCGCCTCGATCAGGTCCGTCAATGGTTGGACGCGAACCCGGGCGCCGCGGTTCTCATCGCCCCCAACTTCGCGATCGGGGCCGTTTTGTCGATGCACTTCGCGCAGCAGGCGGCCCGCTACTTCGAGTCCGTCGAAGTCATCGAACTTCACCACCCGCACAAGGCCGATGCGCCGTCCGGCACCGCGACGCGCACCGCACGACTCATCGCCAAGGCCCGAAAAGAGTTGCCGCCCAACCCGGATGCCACCAGCACCGGCTTGGTCGGTGCGCGCGGCGCCGACGTGGACGGCGTTCCGGTGCACTCGGTGCGCCTGCCAGGGCTGGTCGCGCACCAGGAGGTGCTCTTCGGCACGCAGGGCGAGACGTTGACGATCCGGCACGACAGCCTCGACCGGACCTCCTTTGTGCCCGGCGTCCTGCTCGCGGTGCGGCGGGTGGCCGAGCGGCCGGGCCTGACCGTGGGTATCGAGCCGCTGCTTGATCTCTGA
- a CDS encoding general stress protein, with the protein MTNPSGLPEQPVGEHRPARQVIASFDNYVDAQRLVDRMSDGGFPVEHVRIIGDGVRTVERVTGRMTKSRAAFAGAASGAWFGLFIGLLLAIFTVGPVWLVTMLIALAIGAFWGAVFGFVAHLATGGERDFSSVESLEAQRYDVCVAAQYAAEAARYTQGV; encoded by the coding sequence GTGACTAATCCGAGTGGACTGCCCGAGCAACCGGTGGGCGAACACCGCCCGGCTCGCCAGGTCATCGCGTCGTTCGACAACTATGTCGACGCTCAACGGCTCGTGGACCGGATGTCAGACGGCGGTTTCCCGGTCGAGCACGTGAGGATCATCGGCGACGGGGTGCGCACCGTCGAACGTGTCACCGGACGCATGACCAAGAGCCGGGCGGCGTTCGCCGGCGCTGCCAGCGGTGCCTGGTTCGGATTGTTCATCGGTTTGCTTCTCGCGATCTTCACCGTCGGGCCGGTTTGGCTGGTGACGATGCTGATCGCCCTCGCGATCGGAGCCTTCTGGGGCGCGGTGTTCGGTTTCGTTGCGCACCTCGCGACGGGCGGCGAGCGGGATTTCTCCAGTGTCGAATCGCTCGAAGCCCAGCGATACGACGTATGTGTGGCAGCCCAGTATGCCGCCGAGGCCGCGCGCTACACCCAAGGCGTTTAG
- the bla gene encoding class A beta-lactamase, which translates to MSDFSRRDVLVGGLTLAALAASPHKTAMAAPLPPVEDRIGAVERSQNTLIGVFATNLDTGRTVAHRAQDPFAMCSTFKGYAAARVLQKAERGELALTDRVTIEPSDIVPNSPVTEAHVGQTMTLAELCQAALQQSDNAAGNWLLRVIGGPSGVTEFARSIGDERSRLDRWEVELNAAVPNDPRDTTTPEAIGRGYRSMLTGSVLSEPLRRQLEEWMRANQTSSVRPALPPGWTTADKTGSGDYASTNDVGLAFGPDGERLLLAIMTRTAANDPDAPNNRPMIGELATLLVAELVP; encoded by the coding sequence ATGAGCGACTTCTCACGGCGTGACGTCCTGGTCGGCGGATTGACACTCGCGGCGCTGGCCGCATCTCCGCACAAGACCGCCATGGCCGCTCCGCTGCCGCCGGTCGAAGATCGGATCGGCGCCGTGGAGCGTAGTCAGAACACGCTCATCGGGGTGTTCGCGACCAACCTCGACACCGGCCGGACCGTCGCGCACCGCGCACAGGACCCGTTCGCGATGTGCTCGACATTCAAGGGCTACGCCGCCGCCCGAGTGCTGCAGAAGGCCGAGCGCGGCGAACTCGCGCTGACGGATCGCGTCACCATCGAACCGAGCGACATCGTGCCCAATTCGCCCGTCACCGAGGCCCACGTCGGGCAGACGATGACTCTGGCCGAGTTGTGTCAGGCGGCCCTGCAGCAGAGCGACAACGCCGCGGGCAACTGGCTGCTGCGGGTGATCGGCGGCCCGTCGGGCGTCACCGAATTCGCCCGGAGTATCGGCGACGAGCGATCACGGCTCGACCGGTGGGAGGTCGAACTCAACGCGGCAGTCCCTAACGACCCGCGCGACACCACGACACCCGAGGCGATCGGCCGAGGCTACCGGTCGATGCTCACCGGCAGTGTGTTGTCTGAACCACTACGTCGCCAGCTCGAGGAATGGATGCGCGCCAACCAGACGTCAAGCGTGCGGCCCGCGCTGCCGCCGGGCTGGACGACGGCCGACAAGACCGGCAGCGGAGATTACGCGTCCACCAACGACGTCGGCCTTGCCTTCGGGCCCGACGGTGAACGACTGCTGCTGGCGATCATGACCCGGACCGCGGCAAACGATCCCGATGCCCCGAACAACCGTCCGATGATCGGTGAACTGGCCACGTTGCTGGTGGCCGAACTCGTGCCCTGA
- a CDS encoding M16 family metallopeptidase, translating to MPPGPAVRALRRAGRGDESSTAVRRTVLPGGLRVVTEYIPSVHSASVGLWVDVGSRDEGPTVAGAAHFLEHLLFKSTPTRCAVDIAQAVDAVGGELNAFTAREHTCYYAHVLDSDLELAVDLVADVVLRGQCAVDDVEIERDVVLEEIAMRDDDPEDTLGDVFLAAMFGTHPVGRPVIGSVDSISSMTRAQLHSFHVRRYTPQRMVLAVAGNVDHDEVVALAREYFGARLVRGRTPVPPRKGTGRVGGHPSLELVNRDAEQTHLTLGVRTPGRHWEHRWALSVLNTALGGGLSSRLFQEIRETRGLAYSVYSTVDTFSDSGALSVYAGSLPERFNEVARVTTDVLQAVARDGITEAECRIAKGSLRGGLVLGLEDSGSRMNRIGRSELHYGEHRTIEETLARIDAVTLDEVNAVARRLLRRPHGGAVLGPLSTKRSLPQPLRVLAG from the coding sequence ATGCCGCCCGGGCCAGCAGTTAGGGCTTTGCGCCGCGCCGGGCGTGGCGACGAATCATCGACGGCCGTGCGCCGCACGGTGTTACCCGGTGGCCTGCGTGTGGTCACCGAGTACATCCCGTCGGTGCACTCTGCGTCGGTAGGTTTGTGGGTCGACGTGGGTTCGCGTGACGAGGGACCCACCGTTGCGGGCGCCGCGCACTTCCTGGAGCACTTGCTGTTCAAGTCGACGCCGACGCGGTGCGCGGTGGACATCGCACAGGCCGTCGACGCGGTCGGAGGTGAGCTGAACGCGTTCACCGCCAGGGAGCACACGTGCTACTACGCGCATGTGCTCGACTCCGACCTCGAGTTGGCCGTCGATCTGGTCGCCGATGTGGTGCTGCGGGGCCAGTGTGCGGTCGACGACGTCGAGATCGAACGCGACGTGGTGCTCGAAGAGATCGCGATGCGCGACGACGATCCTGAGGACACTCTCGGCGACGTGTTCCTCGCGGCGATGTTCGGCACCCATCCGGTCGGCCGCCCGGTGATCGGCAGTGTGGATTCGATCTCCTCGATGACCCGCGCGCAACTGCACTCGTTCCACGTCCGGCGCTACACACCCCAGCGAATGGTCCTCGCGGTGGCGGGCAACGTCGACCATGACGAGGTGGTGGCGTTGGCGCGCGAGTACTTCGGCGCTCGACTGGTTCGCGGTCGCACACCCGTACCGCCCCGTAAGGGCACCGGTCGGGTGGGCGGGCACCCGAGTCTGGAACTGGTCAACCGCGATGCCGAGCAGACGCACCTCACGCTGGGCGTCCGCACGCCAGGACGTCACTGGGAACACCGGTGGGCGCTGTCGGTGCTCAACACCGCATTGGGCGGCGGCCTGAGTTCGCGGCTGTTTCAAGAGATTCGAGAGACCCGCGGGCTGGCTTACTCGGTGTACTCCACGGTGGACACCTTCTCCGACAGCGGAGCGCTGTCGGTCTACGCGGGGTCCTTGCCGGAGCGGTTCAACGAGGTCGCGCGGGTGACCACCGATGTGCTGCAGGCGGTGGCACGCGACGGCATCACTGAAGCCGAATGCCGGATCGCGAAGGGTTCGTTGCGGGGCGGACTGGTGCTCGGACTCGAGGACTCCGGCTCGCGGATGAACCGGATCGGTCGCAGCGAACTGCACTACGGCGAACACCGCACGATCGAGGAGACGTTGGCGAGGATCGACGCGGTGACGCTCGATGAGGTGAACGCGGTCGCACGCCGGCTTCTGAGGCGTCCCCACGGCGGTGCCGTCCTCGGCCCGCTTAGCACGAAAAGGTCACTCCCGCAGCCGCTTCGGGTTCTCGCCGGCTGA
- a CDS encoding polyribonucleotide nucleotidyltransferase encodes MSVVEIEDGVYESTAVIDNGSFGSRTIRFETGRLAQQAAGAVVAYLDDETMLLSATSASKNPKDHFDFFPLTIDVEERMYAAGRIPGSFFRREGRPSTDAILTCRLIDRPLRPTFVDGLRNEIQVVVTVMSLNPQDLYDVVAINAASASTQIAGLPFSGPVGGVRVALIDGTWVAFPTVEQLERAVFDMVVAGRVVPGTRDQAEEVAIMMVEAEATDNVVELIAGGAQAPTESVVAEGLEAAKPFIATLCAAQQELAERAAKPTADYPVFPEYGEDVYYAVASVATDALSEALTIAGKAERNDRTDEIKSEVLERLAEQYAGREKEVGAAFRSLTKKLVRQRILTDHFRIDGRGITDIRALSAEVAVVPRAHGSALFERGETQILGVTTLDMMKLAQQIDSLGPETSKRYMHHYNFPPYSTGETGRVGSPKRREIGHGALAERALMPVLPSVEEFPYAIRQVSEALSSNGSTSMGSVCASTLALLNAGVPLKAPVAGIAMGLVSDDIETADGGTERRFVALTDILGAEDAFGDMDFKVAGTKEFVTALQLDTKLDGIPSQVLAGALAQAKDARLTILEVMAEAIDGPDEMSPYAPRITTIKVPVDKIGEVIGPKGKIINQITEDTGAQISIEDDGTVFVGATDGPSAQAAIDRINAIANPQLPKVGERFLGTVVKTTDFGAFVSLLPGRDGLVHISKLGRGKRIAKVEDVVKVGDKLRVEIADIDNRGKISLILVDEDEAAGANSETAPADAARASS; translated from the coding sequence ATGTCTGTAGTTGAAATTGAAGACGGCGTGTACGAGTCGACCGCCGTCATCGACAACGGAAGCTTCGGCTCCCGCACCATCCGTTTCGAGACCGGCCGGCTGGCCCAGCAGGCGGCCGGCGCCGTCGTCGCCTATCTCGACGACGAGACCATGCTGCTGTCGGCCACCTCCGCCAGCAAGAACCCCAAAGACCACTTCGACTTCTTCCCGCTGACCATCGACGTCGAGGAGCGCATGTACGCCGCGGGCCGCATCCCCGGCTCGTTCTTCCGTCGCGAGGGCCGTCCCTCGACCGACGCGATCCTGACGTGCCGGCTGATCGACCGTCCGCTGCGGCCGACGTTCGTCGACGGCCTGCGCAACGAGATCCAGGTCGTGGTCACCGTGATGAGCCTGAATCCCCAGGATCTGTACGACGTGGTCGCGATCAACGCGGCCTCGGCGTCCACGCAGATCGCCGGGCTGCCGTTCTCCGGCCCGGTCGGCGGCGTGCGTGTCGCACTGATCGACGGCACGTGGGTGGCGTTCCCGACCGTCGAGCAGCTCGAGCGGGCGGTGTTCGACATGGTCGTCGCCGGTCGTGTCGTACCGGGGACGCGCGACCAAGCAGAAGAAGTGGCGATCATGATGGTCGAGGCCGAGGCCACCGACAACGTCGTCGAGCTGATCGCCGGCGGTGCGCAGGCGCCCACCGAGAGCGTCGTCGCCGAGGGCCTCGAGGCCGCCAAGCCGTTCATAGCGACCCTGTGCGCCGCCCAGCAGGAGCTGGCTGAGCGCGCCGCGAAGCCGACCGCCGACTACCCGGTGTTCCCGGAGTACGGCGAGGACGTGTACTACGCCGTCGCCTCGGTGGCCACCGACGCGCTGTCGGAGGCGCTGACCATCGCCGGTAAGGCCGAGCGCAACGACCGCACCGATGAAATCAAGTCCGAGGTCCTCGAGCGGTTGGCCGAGCAATATGCGGGCCGGGAGAAAGAGGTTGGCGCCGCGTTCCGGTCGTTGACCAAGAAGCTTGTGCGGCAACGCATTCTGACCGATCACTTCCGCATCGACGGCCGCGGCATCACCGATATCCGCGCCCTGAGCGCCGAGGTCGCGGTCGTGCCGCGGGCGCACGGCAGCGCTCTGTTCGAGCGCGGTGAGACCCAGATCCTGGGCGTCACCACGCTGGACATGATGAAGCTGGCCCAGCAGATCGACTCGCTGGGGCCCGAAACGTCCAAGCGCTACATGCATCACTACAACTTCCCGCCGTATTCGACCGGCGAGACCGGTCGGGTCGGTTCGCCGAAGCGCCGCGAGATCGGCCACGGCGCGCTGGCGGAGCGGGCGCTGATGCCGGTGCTGCCCAGCGTCGAGGAGTTCCCGTATGCGATCCGCCAGGTGTCGGAGGCGTTGAGCTCAAACGGTTCGACCTCCATGGGCTCGGTGTGCGCGTCGACGCTGGCGCTGCTCAACGCGGGTGTGCCGTTGAAGGCTCCGGTCGCGGGTATCGCGATGGGCCTGGTGTCCGACGACATCGAGACTGCGGACGGCGGCACCGAGCGCCGGTTCGTCGCGCTGACCGACATCCTCGGCGCCGAGGACGCCTTCGGCGACATGGACTTCAAGGTCGCGGGCACCAAGGAGTTCGTCACCGCGCTGCAGTTGGACACCAAGCTCGACGGCATCCCCTCGCAGGTACTGGCCGGTGCGCTGGCGCAGGCCAAGGATGCGCGGCTGACGATCCTCGAGGTGATGGCCGAGGCGATCGACGGGCCCGACGAGATGAGCCCGTACGCACCGCGGATCACCACGATTAAGGTGCCGGTCGACAAGATCGGCGAGGTGATCGGGCCGAAAGGCAAGATCATCAATCAGATCACCGAGGACACCGGTGCGCAGATCTCCATCGAGGACGACGGCACCGTGTTCGTCGGCGCGACCGACGGGCCTTCGGCTCAAGCGGCCATCGACCGCATCAACGCGATCGCGAACCCGCAGTTGCCCAAGGTCGGCGAGCGGTTCCTGGGCACGGTGGTGAAGACCACTGACTTTGGAGCTTTCGTTTCCTTATTGCCGGGTCGCGACGGCCTCGTGCACATCTCCAAGCTGGGCCGCGGCAAGCGGATCGCCAAGGTCGAGGACGTCGTCAAGGTCGGCGACAAGCTGCGCGTGGAGATCGCCGACATCGACAACCGCGGCAAGATCTCGCTGATACTGGTCGATGAAGACGAGGCGGCAGGTGCAAACTCGGAGACCGCGCCGGCAGATGCCGCCCGGGCCAGCAGTTAG
- the rpsO gene encoding 30S ribosomal protein S15: protein MALTAEQKKSILSDYGLHDTDTGSPEAQVALLTKRITDLTEHLKVHKHDHHSRRGLLLLVGRRRRLLKYVAQVDVQRYRSLIERLGLRR, encoded by the coding sequence GTGGCGCTTACCGCCGAGCAGAAGAAGTCGATCCTGAGCGACTACGGCCTGCATGACACCGACACCGGCTCGCCGGAGGCTCAGGTCGCCCTGCTGACCAAGCGGATCACCGACCTGACCGAGCACCTGAAGGTGCACAAGCACGATCACCACTCGCGGCGAGGTCTGCTGCTGCTCGTCGGCCGCCGGCGCCGGCTGCTCAAGTACGTGGCCCAGGTCGATGTGCAGCGCTACCGTTCGCTGATCGAGCGGCTCGGCCTGCGTCGCTGA